In Paenibacillus guangzhouensis, a single window of DNA contains:
- a CDS encoding phosphoenolpyruvate hydrolase family protein: MMTREHMLDKLRTQIASGNHIIGVATGAGITAKYAKEGGADFILMLNSGRFRQMGRSSLAGFLPFCNSNDMVMDFASREIIPLVKDIPILFGLNATDPTKDMTEYIRTIKAMGYAGINNYPTVGLIDGRFGEAIQEDGNLYELEVDAIRIAHAQNLFTVAFVFDEHQAEQMIEAGADVICAHLGLTEGGLLGARKVFSLEAAKVKADNIFRICNALRPDVIKLIYGGPVKTPIDVEYMYSNNKNLMGYIGGSAFERIPSEKSITNITKAFKGTGKLDEDDLLVKMLDGITKHYDYVEFVKEYVAQNYMNEISFIDLARVAHVSRSYLSSLFTKSVGCSFQTYIVQYRMDKAAEILDRENILLSELAPLVGYQDYAQFSKMFKKYKGCTPKQYRSNISTKTGDIKAFS, from the coding sequence ATGATGACAAGGGAACATATGCTGGACAAGCTCCGAACGCAAATCGCCTCGGGTAATCATATCATTGGCGTCGCGACCGGTGCAGGGATTACGGCAAAGTATGCGAAGGAAGGCGGTGCGGATTTCATCCTAATGCTGAATTCAGGGCGGTTTCGCCAGATGGGCCGCAGCTCGCTAGCAGGCTTTTTGCCATTCTGCAACAGCAATGATATGGTCATGGACTTCGCTTCGCGTGAGATCATTCCACTGGTGAAGGATATTCCGATTCTATTCGGCCTCAATGCGACCGACCCGACGAAAGATATGACCGAATATATTCGGACCATCAAGGCGATGGGCTACGCGGGTATCAACAATTACCCGACGGTGGGATTGATCGACGGACGATTTGGCGAAGCGATTCAAGAGGACGGCAATCTGTATGAGCTTGAGGTAGATGCGATCCGGATTGCGCATGCGCAGAATTTGTTCACGGTGGCCTTTGTCTTCGACGAGCACCAAGCGGAACAGATGATCGAGGCAGGGGCAGATGTGATCTGTGCGCATTTAGGGCTGACGGAAGGCGGATTGCTGGGCGCCCGAAAAGTATTTTCGTTGGAAGCGGCCAAGGTCAAAGCGGACAACATCTTCCGGATCTGCAACGCGTTAAGGCCTGACGTGATCAAGCTAATCTACGGTGGACCTGTCAAAACGCCGATCGATGTTGAGTACATGTACAGCAACAATAAGAATTTGATGGGTTATATCGGAGGCTCCGCGTTCGAACGCATTCCGTCGGAGAAGTCCATTACGAATATTACGAAAGCCTTTAAAGGAACGGGCAAGCTGGATGAAGACGATCTACTGGTGAAAATGTTAGATGGCATTACGAAGCACTACGACTACGTGGAATTCGTGAAGGAATACGTCGCGCAAAATTACATGAACGAGATTTCGTTTATCGACCTTGCCAGAGTGGCGCATGTCTCGCGGAGTTACCTAAGCAGTCTGTTCACGAAGAGTGTCGGATGCAGCTTCCAGACCTACATTGTGCAATATCGAATGGATAAGGCGGCAGAAATTTTGGACCGGGAAAATATTCTACTCTCGGAGCTGGCACCACTCGTCGGATACCAAGATTATGCGCAATTCAGCAAAATGTTCAAGAAATACAAAGGTTGTACGCCAAAACAATACAGATCTAACATAAGCACAAAAACAGGAGACATAAAAGCGTTTTCATAG
- a CDS encoding aldo/keto reductase, which yields MKSLSFSGLQNEVSSLIMGSDFFSPETFDEVCRVLDGYVAIGGNTIDTAFIYCGGKSEQAIGMWMEERKNRDQINVWTKGAHPNQDGSRVNRAAIYEELMISLERLRTDRTDLYALHRDDISVPVGAILEALNEHVEAGRIGVFGASNWTTARLEEANRYAATHGLRGFSFSSPNLSLAKAIEPYWPDCISIDEASLAWHEHSKLPILSWSAQARGFFTGRYTQEDRSNADLVRVFYNDENWERYLRAEQLGAARGVTTIQIALAYVLNQSFPTGAIIGPRNDEELKSCMEATELVLTPEEVRWLDLRSESSVSAIS from the coding sequence ATGAAGAGTTTATCTTTTTCAGGTCTACAAAACGAAGTGTCTTCTTTAATTATGGGTTCTGATTTTTTTTCGCCGGAGACCTTCGATGAGGTATGCAGGGTACTGGACGGTTATGTTGCGATTGGTGGCAACACAATTGATACGGCGTTCATCTATTGCGGCGGGAAAAGCGAGCAGGCCATCGGCATGTGGATGGAGGAACGGAAGAACCGGGATCAGATCAACGTATGGACAAAAGGTGCTCATCCGAATCAAGACGGCTCCCGTGTAAACCGCGCGGCGATTTATGAAGAATTGATGATAAGCTTGGAACGGTTGCGAACCGATCGGACGGATCTGTACGCGCTTCATCGAGATGATATTAGCGTGCCGGTCGGCGCGATTCTTGAAGCGCTGAATGAGCATGTGGAAGCAGGAAGAATCGGAGTTTTCGGCGCATCCAATTGGACCACGGCGCGTCTGGAAGAAGCGAATCGTTACGCGGCAACGCATGGATTGCGCGGTTTTTCGTTCAGCAGCCCGAACTTAAGCCTGGCCAAAGCGATCGAGCCATATTGGCCGGATTGTATCAGCATCGATGAGGCGTCATTGGCTTGGCATGAACATTCGAAGCTTCCGATTTTGTCCTGGTCTGCGCAGGCAAGAGGATTTTTCACAGGGCGGTATACTCAGGAAGATCGTTCAAATGCGGATTTGGTGCGCGTCTTCTATAACGATGAGAACTGGGAACGGTATCTGCGCGCGGAGCAGCTTGGCGCTGCGAGAGGGGTTACGACGATTCAGATCGCACTCGCATATGTGCTGAATCAATCGTTCCCAACGGGGGCGATTATCGGTCCGCGGAACGATGAGGAATTGAAGTCCTGTATGGAAGCGACGGAGCTTGTCTTGACGCCAGAGGAAGTTCGGTGGTTGGATCTACGGAGTGAATCCAGCGTTAGTGCGATATCATAA
- a CDS encoding Gfo/Idh/MocA family protein, translating to MTNRPLRFGVLGCAGIAVGSVIPGIKQSTTSIVQAIASRDLGKAQETAKKMEIPTAYGSYEELLADASLDAVYIPLPNHLHMEWAIRAMEAGKHVLCEKPIALNAGEAARMLETSRSTGKHLAEAFMYRNHPRYDRIKDIIASGEIGELRGIHGAFTFNNHADKTNVRYRRDWGGGSIYDVGCYPISAARLILESEPEAATVHALLSPDHDHVDMMASGIVEFANSVALTFDCGMWAAFRNTLEILGTDGRIEVPSAYIGDPTFYVHTSEGKREEQQEMLNTYTLQADHFARTVWGEETARFGPEDAVANMKVIDACLESAYSRQRIQI from the coding sequence ATGACCAATCGTCCTTTGCGTTTCGGAGTATTAGGTTGTGCAGGAATTGCTGTTGGGTCCGTCATACCGGGAATCAAGCAATCCACAACGAGTATCGTGCAAGCGATTGCAAGCCGTGATCTGGGCAAAGCGCAAGAAACGGCGAAGAAGATGGAAATTCCTACGGCTTACGGCAGCTATGAAGAATTGCTTGCAGATGCGAGTCTGGATGCGGTATACATTCCGCTGCCGAATCATCTGCACATGGAATGGGCCATTCGCGCGATGGAGGCCGGCAAGCACGTGCTATGCGAGAAGCCGATTGCGCTAAATGCAGGAGAGGCTGCTAGAATGCTAGAGACTAGCCGCAGTACGGGGAAGCATCTCGCAGAAGCTTTTATGTATCGCAATCATCCGAGGTATGATCGCATCAAGGACATTATCGCATCCGGTGAGATCGGCGAGCTTCGTGGGATTCATGGGGCCTTCACCTTCAATAATCACGCCGATAAAACCAATGTTAGGTATCGGAGAGATTGGGGCGGCGGTTCGATTTATGATGTAGGCTGCTATCCGATTAGCGCCGCACGTCTCATTCTTGAGAGTGAACCGGAAGCGGCGACGGTTCATGCGCTCCTATCGCCTGATCATGACCATGTCGATATGATGGCTTCGGGCATCGTTGAATTTGCGAACAGTGTCGCGTTAACTTTTGATTGCGGCATGTGGGCAGCATTTCGGAATACGCTTGAGATTCTTGGTACGGACGGTCGGATTGAAGTGCCGTCGGCTTATATCGGTGACCCAACCTTCTATGTGCATACGAGCGAAGGGAAACGGGAAGAGCAGCAAGAAATGCTTAATACGTATACACTACAAGCCGATCATTTTGCCCGAACGGTATGGGGTGAGGAGACGGCGCGATTTGGTCCTGAAGATGCTGTCGCCAATATGAAGGTTATTGATGCATGCCTTGAATCCGCTTACAGTAGGCAACGAATTCAAATCTAG
- a CDS encoding phytanoyl-CoA dioxygenase family protein produces MSTTKSPLSTPFNEQQIEFFRENGYLLLEGGCSSDLIDAFNGHIYDIRNQSPMPEWAACDENKKYAVRLFNPHKHDSFSRQLMKLPVIRGGLAQLMGREAVCVQSMYFYKEPGSPGQASHQDYYYIKNDPMTMIAAWTAMEESVDEENGCLWVMPGTHKLGLLPHGAVKNLEEHESWTEETEGIDTSRQIPVIMEKGDILFFSELLIHSSNKNRSKERWRRSYVCHYIREDSNVLHREDLRQKYPLD; encoded by the coding sequence ATGAGTACCACGAAGTCTCCGTTATCAACACCGTTCAACGAGCAACAAATCGAATTTTTTAGAGAGAATGGTTATCTTTTACTTGAAGGAGGCTGTTCCAGCGATTTAATCGATGCCTTTAATGGACACATCTATGATATTCGCAATCAATCTCCGATGCCCGAGTGGGCGGCTTGTGATGAGAACAAGAAATATGCGGTTCGGCTGTTCAATCCCCACAAACATGACAGCTTCTCCCGTCAATTGATGAAGCTGCCGGTTATCCGTGGAGGGCTTGCCCAATTGATGGGCAGAGAGGCCGTATGCGTTCAGAGTATGTATTTCTATAAGGAACCGGGATCGCCTGGCCAGGCATCGCACCAGGACTATTACTACATTAAGAACGATCCGATGACGATGATTGCCGCATGGACCGCGATGGAGGAATCGGTTGACGAAGAGAATGGATGCCTTTGGGTCATGCCGGGTACCCATAAGCTTGGTCTGCTGCCGCACGGCGCCGTCAAAAACTTGGAAGAGCATGAATCGTGGACAGAGGAAACTGAAGGTATTGATACGAGCCGTCAAATTCCGGTCATCATGGAGAAAGGCGATATTCTCTTTTTCAGCGAGCTACTCATTCACTCTTCGAACAAGAATCGAAGCAAGGAGCGCTGGCGCCGATCTTATGTATGCCACTACATCCGCGAGGATTCGAATGTTCTCCACCGTGAGGATCTTCGGCAGAAGTATCCGCTTGATTAG
- a CDS encoding DUF998 domain-containing protein, with protein sequence MKNVYAQSGSAMKLMLAGGIASAPLFFAVSIIQTFTRTGFDIRRHAISNLTLGELGWIQSVNFMITGLLAILAALGIRSALRGGKGGAWGPLFIGIYGLGMIIAGIFRPDPGMSFPPGAPTDMPASMSSEAALHSMAFFTAFICLVAASFVIARRFAAQGDRGFRTYSLATGIIAPLLIMVGMSMNTWIGVIMGIAGMVAFGWVSALAARLHKLA encoded by the coding sequence ATGAAAAACGTCTATGCCCAAAGCGGTAGCGCAATGAAACTGATGTTAGCTGGAGGGATCGCTTCAGCGCCGCTGTTCTTCGCCGTATCGATCATTCAGACTTTTACGCGGACGGGGTTCGATATTCGGCGGCATGCGATCAGCAACTTAACGCTTGGCGAATTAGGATGGATTCAGAGTGTGAACTTCATGATCACCGGCTTGCTTGCCATTCTCGCAGCCCTAGGGATACGCAGCGCATTGCGAGGCGGGAAGGGCGGTGCATGGGGACCGCTGTTCATCGGTATATATGGATTAGGGATGATTATCGCGGGCATCTTTCGCCCCGATCCTGGTATGAGCTTCCCTCCGGGCGCCCCAACGGATATGCCGGCTTCAATGAGTAGTGAAGCAGCGCTGCATTCGATGGCTTTCTTTACTGCATTTATTTGTCTGGTCGCGGCTAGCTTCGTGATTGCACGCCGATTTGCAGCCCAAGGCGATCGTGGCTTCAGAACCTACAGTCTTGCGACAGGCATCATCGCCCCTCTGCTGATTATGGTCGGTATGAGCATGAACACGTGGATTGGCGTCATCATGGGGATCGCCGGCATGGTCGCTTTCGGGTGGGTATCTGCTCTCGCCGCACGGTTGCACAAATTGGCGTAA
- a CDS encoding AraC family transcriptional regulator, giving the protein MPIFSQSFRLDQLQSAYAGSIVYPPGGRYGPRIQQDLQLVMLYTGEMTVTIDGRPLHVQPGHVVLLKPGHEESFIFSKTEETWHRWISVHVGALPEEMKHALYQLPETLPLTEEMNKLADLMLGLLRHVPSNNAAILSLGLAAIHLYPTETSRLLQQREKHPALHAARTWIHEHYADEISLHPLADHAGVSPEHLIRLFKQHEQTTPMQFVWSYRVNRAVELLTNTGLTVSEIAERCGFKTSHHFARLIKQHKGRTASEIRQVSWNG; this is encoded by the coding sequence ATGCCAATTTTTTCACAATCTTTCCGGCTCGATCAATTGCAATCGGCCTATGCAGGTTCAATTGTGTATCCGCCAGGCGGACGCTATGGGCCTCGCATTCAACAGGATCTTCAACTCGTGATGCTGTACACGGGGGAAATGACGGTTACGATCGATGGCCGACCGCTTCATGTCCAGCCTGGGCATGTTGTGCTGCTGAAGCCGGGTCATGAGGAATCTTTTATTTTCTCGAAAACCGAAGAAACCTGGCATCGCTGGATTTCGGTACACGTTGGAGCACTGCCCGAGGAAATGAAACATGCGTTGTATCAGCTGCCTGAAACCCTGCCTCTAACGGAAGAAATGAACAAACTAGCCGATCTGATGCTCGGCTTGCTGCGGCATGTGCCTTCCAATAACGCAGCGATTCTCAGCCTCGGACTGGCTGCGATCCATCTGTACCCGACGGAGACAAGCCGTCTTCTTCAACAACGGGAGAAACACCCCGCTCTTCATGCTGCGCGAACATGGATTCATGAACACTATGCGGATGAGATTTCGCTTCATCCTTTGGCCGATCATGCAGGTGTTTCGCCAGAGCACTTGATTCGGTTGTTCAAACAGCACGAACAAACAACCCCTATGCAGTTTGTGTGGAGCTATCGTGTGAACCGGGCGGTCGAACTGCTCACGAATACGGGATTGACTGTCTCTGAGATTGCGGAGCGCTGTGGATTCAAAACATCGCATCATTTTGCTCGATTGATTAAACAACACAAAGGACGGACGGCATCGGAAATTCGGCAAGTTTCTTGGAATGGTTGA